The Chengkuizengella sediminis genome segment TGCCAGAGGAGGAACAGGTTGCAAAGCTTTGGGATGCCATTTTCAAAATTGCAAGAGTAGATGTAGATGACCCTATTCAAGCGTGGAAAGAACATGATGAAAAAATACATAACAAAGCAGACTTTTTAAACGAGAAAAAATACAAGTATTTACATTATGAAGCGCCAGGTACAAAACTTAAGATAGAACTTCATGAAAAACATCTTTGGACAGGCGGAAGTTCGCAGAATGAAAAAGGCATCGAATTCTTTGCCAACATGCCAACAGAAGAGGTATTTACATTGCCATTAAAAACAGGTGTAAACGGCTATGTTTCCAGTACAAAGCCGCTAAGTTATGGTGGTAATTTAATAGATAATTTCAAAATCACTTTTGAAAACGGAAAAATCGTAGATTTTGAAGCAGAGCAAGGCTATAATACATTAAAAACTTTAATAGATACAGATGAAGGATCGCACTTTTTAGGTGAAGTTGCGCTTGTTCCACATGATTCACCGATCTCAAATTCCAATCTCATTTTTTACAATACGTTATTTGATGAAAATGCTTCCAATCATCTTGCAATCGGTAGTGCTTATGCATCTAACCTAGAAGGTGGCACCCAAATGACTAGAGAAGAGCTAGACCAACTAGGAGCAAACGATAGCTTAACCCATGTAGATTTCATGATCGGATCTGATAAAATGAATATTGATGGTGAAACAGCGGATGGAAAAAGAGAACCATTATTCCGTAACGGGAACTGGGCGTTTTGAATACAATAATAAATGGCAATGCCGCCGATCCAAACCCAAATAAACCATAGAACCATAAAACCTTCTAAATCACTAATCATGTGAATTAGAAGGTTCTTTTTTAGTTTAATATTCCAACTGAAGGGAATATTAGACCATCTGTTTGAGAATCATATAAAAATTAAATTTGTATGATACAATATCTAAAATACTTACAAAATATTCAAATACTTACATAACAAAAATATTCAAAAAGGAAGTACATAACATGGACATTTTACAATGGATCACAGCATTAATGCCTGTCTTATCTGTGTTTATATTTTTAGTCATTTTGCGTATTCCTGCTGCAACAGCAATGCCGATCAGTTTTTTGGTAACAGCCATATTTACTTATTTCTTTTGGGAGGTGTCCTTACAACATATCGCTGCTTCATCCTTACAGGGTGTGATTGTTGCCTTTTCAATTTTATATATCGTTTTTGGAGCGATCCTACTTCTAAATACGTTAAAAAATAGCAGAGCCATGGACTCTATACGTACAGGATTTATGAACATTAGTTCAGATGCCCGAGTTCAAATCATTATTGTAGCTTGGTTATTCGGTGCCTTCATTGAAGGTGCTGCTGGATTTGGTACACCTGCAGCAATCGGTGCACCTCTTTTGGTAGCGCTTGGATTTGCTCCTTTACCTGCTGTTGTTTTAACACTAGTTGCTGATAGCTCTCCAGTAACTTTCGGCGCAGTGGGGACACCTATGTTAGTAGGAATCGGACAAGGATTACAAACGGAAGGTGCACTTGCTCCAAATGTAAATGCTTATTTACAAAATGAACAGCTCACTTTAATGGAATATGTAGCTAACATTGCAGTTCAAGTGGCATGGATCGATTTATTTGTTGGTTCCTTTATTCCTTTATTATTAGTTGTCATTTATACAAAGTTTTTTGGAAAAAATAAAAGCTGGAAAGATGGGTTAGCCATATGGAAATTTGCTTTATTCGCTGGATTTAGTTTTTCCATTTCATCATTGCTTGTTGCTATACTATTAGGACCAGAATTCCCATCCATTATGGGTGGTTTTATAGGTTTAATATTAGTCATTCTTGCTGCGAAAAAACAGTTTTTATTACCTAAGATTCCATATGAACTAGAACTTGAAAATTCAAAAGAGAATGATCTTGATCAAAACGATAATACCGTAAACCAACCCTCCTTATTCAAAGCATGGATTCCCTATTTAATAGTACTTCTATTACTCGTCATTACCCGGATTGAAATCCTCCCATTCAAGGAGTGGTTAAAATCTTTTAAAATTACATGGGTAAATATTATAGGCACAGAAATTAGCACAGAACTCGAACCGTTATATTTACCTGGCACAATTTTTATCGTTACTGTATTGATTTCCTTTATAATATATCGTTTTACAAAACAACAAGTCTTCTCTACAATCAATACATCCTTAAAAACCATGGTTGGCAGTTTGA includes the following:
- a CDS encoding aminopeptidase: MTHFERNLEKYVEIALKIGVNIQKGQKLLIKCDLTEANFVRLLTKKAYELGAQDVIVDWRDSQITRVKYDMAPVESFKEFPTWKANGHTKLVEEGAAVLSIVSDDPDLLKGVDTEKIAASQKAGGQAFKKFGEYIQADKTSWNVLATPSKAWAAKVFPDVPEEEQVAKLWDAIFKIARVDVDDPIQAWKEHDEKIHNKADFLNEKKYKYLHYEAPGTKLKIELHEKHLWTGGSSQNEKGIEFFANMPTEEVFTLPLKTGVNGYVSSTKPLSYGGNLIDNFKITFENGKIVDFEAEQGYNTLKTLIDTDEGSHFLGEVALVPHDSPISNSNLIFYNTLFDENASNHLAIGSAYASNLEGGTQMTREELDQLGANDSLTHVDFMIGSDKMNIDGETADGKREPLFRNGNWAF
- a CDS encoding L-lactate permease, coding for MDILQWITALMPVLSVFIFLVILRIPAATAMPISFLVTAIFTYFFWEVSLQHIAASSLQGVIVAFSILYIVFGAILLLNTLKNSRAMDSIRTGFMNISSDARVQIIIVAWLFGAFIEGAAGFGTPAAIGAPLLVALGFAPLPAVVLTLVADSSPVTFGAVGTPMLVGIGQGLQTEGALAPNVNAYLQNEQLTLMEYVANIAVQVAWIDLFVGSFIPLLLVVIYTKFFGKNKSWKDGLAIWKFALFAGFSFSISSLLVAILLGPEFPSIMGGFIGLILVILAAKKQFLLPKIPYELELENSKENDLDQNDNTVNQPSLFKAWIPYLIVLLLLVITRIEILPFKEWLKSFKITWVNIIGTEISTELEPLYLPGTIFIVTVLISFIIYRFTKQQVFSTINTSLKTMVGSLIALGTAVPMVRIFINSSINESGLSSMPIELANSAAETLGQSWPLFAPFVGALGSFISGSATFSNMMFSLFQFSTAEQIGSNPDIIVSLQALGANGGNMICILNVVAAASVVNLYGKEGTIIRYTMLPMLYYCLLGGVIGFVLLAI